A stretch of Argiope bruennichi chromosome 10, qqArgBrue1.1, whole genome shotgun sequence DNA encodes these proteins:
- the LOC129988210 gene encoding rho-related GTP-binding protein RhoE-like, producing the protein MVSRPVEKDLDKILKLAGLDGTDGDSEGDTKIVVVGNKGSGKTSFIECFVTEECIYPELNQPRQWRKSVGFGGDRKLIDFVLRELPASDDLAHIRARAYRNSRAVVICYSIADRESWEAIPKWHEEVKQFLPDAKVFVVGNKMEQRKNETPVSRKEGKDMARSIGADKYYEISAYTGKYVPDVVLSIEERLKPSK; encoded by the coding sequence ATGGTGTCTCGGCCTGTTGAAAAAGATTTAGACAAAATCTTGAAGCTGGCGGGTCTGGATGGAACGGACGGCGACTCTGAAGGTGACACAAAAATTGTTGTCGTCGGAAACAAGGGATCGGGCAAGACCAGCTTCATCGAGTGCTTTGTGACAGAAGAGTGCATCTATCCAGAACTAAACCAGCCTCGGCAATGGCGAAAATCTGTTGGCTTTGGAGGCGATAGGAAACTTATTGATTTCGTGCTAAGGGAACTTCCAGCTTCCGATGATCTTGCTCACATCCGAGCTCGGGCGTACCGAAACTCTCGGGCGGTAGTTATTTGTTACTCGATAGCGGACCGTGAGAGTTGGGAGGCTATTCCGAAATGGCACGAAGAAGTGAAGCAATTTCTGCCGGATGCGAAAGTGTTCGTGGTTGGCAACAAAATGGAACAGAGGAAAAATGAGACCCCCGTATCTCGAAAGGAAGGGAAAGACATGGCCAGATCGATTGGAGCTGATAAGTACTATGAAATCTCGGCCTACACCGGTAAATATGTTCCTGACGTAGTGCTCAGCATCGAAGAGAGACTGAAACCTTCGAAATGA